A single genomic interval of Zingiber officinale cultivar Zhangliang chromosome 4A, Zo_v1.1, whole genome shotgun sequence harbors:
- the LOC121973865 gene encoding peroxisomal fatty acid beta-oxidation multifunctional protein MFP2-like isoform X1, which yields MGRKLTEMEVGGDGVAIITIVNPPMNFLNHSVFWSLKDNYDEALKRDDVKAIVITSEGPHFSGGFDIEAFGNFQEIDEGIKPEPKEGYLAIDVLTDTFEGAAKPSVAAMKGLVIGGGLETAMACHARISTSDAHLALPELTVGFIPGLGGTQRLPRLVGLQKALDIILLSKPIGGEEAYNIGLVDAVVSTDELVKTAKCWALDIAEFRKPWIKSLHKADKLEPLEEVKKMLNSARSQARERSPHVHSPLDCIDVIEEGIISGPRNGLVKESNIFQKLLFSETCKNLIHVVLAQRRAAMVPGITDLGLIPRKITKIGVVGGNSMGSDIATALILKNYPVILKEVDENILNAGIDGVKENLHTFISQGKMTQEQCETALSLLTGLLDYECFKDVNMVIETVLEDLTSKQQVYADLQKYCSSDCILATNTSTFDLNLIGERTEAQDRIVGAHFFSPAYETPLLEIVQTCETSPQVIIDLLDIGEKIHKTPIAATNGSAVDRMFIPLTQTALFLVDHGLDAYKVDEACTKFGMPMGPFRLIDLVGIGVAIASSTKYLESFPDRFYKSRLMQIMLDDKREGKANGNGFYKYDEKKEAIPDPEIVKYINNSKNMISVTPNPQLRTTIPDEDIVEMLFFPVINEACRVLDKRIAVKPSDLDIASIMGIGFPAHRGGVIHWADSLGANYVCKRLEEWTKVYGELFFKPCAFLRERAGKGIPLSA from the exons atgggGAGGAAGCTGACCGAGATGGAGGTGGGCGGCGATGGCGTGGCCATCATCACTATCGTTAATCCTCCGATGAACTTCTTAAACCACAGTG TGTTTTGGAGTTTGAAGGATAATTATGATGAAGCTTTGAAAAGGGATGATGTGAAAGCCATTGTCATTACAA GCGAAGGGCCTCATTTTTCGGGAGGTTTCGACATTGAAGCCTTTGGAAATTTTCAAGAAATTGATGAAGGAATAA AACCCGAACCGAAAGAAGGCTACTTGGCGATCGATGTGCTTACCGATACTTTTGAAG GTGCTGCTAAACCATCAGTAGCTGCTATGAAAGGCCTTGTTATTGGAGGTGGATTGGAAACAGCAATG GCATGCCATGCGCGAATTTCGACTTCAGATGCTCATTTAGCTCTACCTGAACTTACAGTTGGGTTCATTCCAGGACTTGGAG GAACTCAAAGGCTTCCGCGACTCGTCGGACTTCAGAAAGCCCTTGACATTATCTTG TTGTCCAAGCCAATTGGAGGCGAAGAGGCTTACAATATCGGTCTTGTTGATGCTGTAGTTTCAACTGATGAGTTAGTTAAGACGGCAAAATGTTGGGCTCTCGATATCGCGGAGTTTAGGAAGCCATGGATCAAGAGTCTTCACAAAGCCGACAAGTTGGAACCCCTTGAGGAGGTGaagaaaatgctgaattctgCCAGATCTCAAGCTCGAGAGCGATCTCCTCATGTTCATTCCCCTTTGGATTGTATTGATGTGATCGAAGAGGGTATCATCTCGGGTCCTCGCAATGGACTTGTTAAG GAATCcaacatttttcaaaaacttctcTTCTCTGAAACTTGCAAGAATTTGATTCATGTTGTCTTAGCTCAACGCCGAGCTGCAATG GTTCCAGGGATCACTGACTTGGGTTTGATTCCTCGGAAAATAACTAAAATCGGTGTCGTAGGGGGAAATTCAATGGGCTCTGATATCGCAACAGCACTAATTCTGAAAAATTACCCAGTGATACTAAAAGAAGTAGATGAAAATATCTTAAATGCAGGAATAGATGGAGTCAAAG AGAATTTGCATACTTTCATAAGCCAAGGAAAAATGACACAAGAGCAATGTGAGACAGCACTATCTCTACTCACAGGTCTTCTTGATTATGAATGCTTTAAAGATGTCAATATGGTTATCGAG ACagttcttgaggatttgacttcAAAGCAGCAAGTGTATGCAGATCTTCAGAAATATTGTTCTTCAGACTGTATATTGGCCACTAACACTTCTACATTTGATCTTAACTTAATCGGAGAAAGGACCGAGGCTCAAGATCGTATTGTCGGGGCACATTTCTTCAG TCCTGCTTATGAAACACCACTTCTAGAAATAGTTCAGACATGTGAAACATCTCCACAAGTCATCATAGATCTTCTGGATATCGGCGAAAAGATTCACAAGACCCCCATTGCAGCCACTAATGGCTCTGCTGTTGATAGGATGTTCATTCCTCTCACTCAAACAGCACTCTTTCTAGTCGATCATGGTCTCGATGCCTATAAGGTCGATGAGGCATGTACTAAATTTGGAATGCCAATGGGTCCTTTCAG GCTAATTGATTTGGTCGGTATCGGAGTTGCCATAGCTTCTAGCACAAAATACCTTGAGAGCTTCCCTGATAGATTCTACAAGTCGAGATTAATGCAAATCATGCTCGACGATAAGAGGGAAG GCAAGGCCAATGGAAATGGATTCTACAAGTATGATGAGAAGAAGGAAGCCATTCCCGACCCCGAAATAGTTAAGTACATTAACAATTCAAAGAACATGATCAGTGTCACTCCAAACCCTCAG CTGAGGACCACAATACCAGACGAGGACATTGTTGAAATGCTCTTCTTTCCAGTTATCAACGAGGCTTGTCGTGTTCTCGACAAGAGAATTGCTGTGAAGCCTTCAGACCTTGACATAGCTTCCATCATGGGGATTGGATTCCCAGCTCACAG GGGTGGAGTGATCCATTGGGCAGACTCACTTGGTGCAAATTATGTATGCAAGAGATTGGAGGAATGGACAAAGGTGTATGGTGAGTTGTTCTTCAAGCCTTGTGCATTCTTGAGAGAAAGGGCAGGGAAAGGCATACCATTG AGTGCATAA
- the LOC121972141 gene encoding E3 ubiquitin-protein ligase RFI2-like, whose protein sequence is MAREEPVEEGKEGEDAVGVTCSICLEAVKNRGDRATAWLQCGHEFHLDCIGSAFNAKGVMQCPNCRKVEEGNWLYANGCHSTPDFIDELIHDGDLYNHSYIESPIGGHWCPISDLARIPSMFEEGESSSAAPFRDPFGYHAIVSENQSTMSSPHPHPFVTYTQLPQPSSSNQSFEAMLDGSGYHQQWSYFSRPRDIHAHMIAESNRHHPSYLFNTHDPASHFSRINTDGLPAADSVFHPFVLGHGNVPRSGPTSSSVLSSVSPFLRTHANLLEGFHRQNSQSVHGTSMPQSANPRGLNPADQCVPFLITPIPLDAEGIRNRHRLWEREAVMTHPSPIDREPSAWGSFPQPNGASDRNSRMALFPSHNGPERSSSIQAGYNQTIIPPGLMLSLM, encoded by the exons ATGGCCCGAGAGGAGCCGGTCGAGGAAGGAAAAGAAGGCGAGGACGCCGTCGGCGTTACCTGCTCGATTTGCCTCGAGGCCGTCAAGAACCGAGGGGACCGGGCCACCGCTTGGCTGCAATGCGGGCATGAATTCCACCTCG ATTGCATTGGTTCTGCATTTAATGCTAAGGGAGTGATGCAATGCCCAAATTGTCGAAAAGTTGAAGAAGGAAATTGGCTGTATGCAAATGGCTGCCATTCAACACCAGACTTCATTGACGAATTGATTCATGATGGAGACCTCTACAATCATAGTTACATTGAAAGT CCGATCGGAGGTCATTGGTGTCCAATCAGCGACTTGGCAAGAATTCCATCAATGTTTGA gGAAGGCGAATCTTCTTCGGCTGCTCCTT TTCGTGATCCTTTTGGATATCACGCAATTGTTTCTGAGAATCAGTCGACCATGTCATCACCTCATCCACACCCTTTCGTAACTTACACACAACTTCCCCAACCTTCTTCCTCCAATCAGTCATTTGAGGCCATGCTTGATGGTTCTGGATATCACCAACAGTGGAGTTATTTTTCAAGACCAAGagatattcatgctcatatgaTAGCAGAGAGTAATCGCCATCATCCATCCTACCTATTCAATACCCATGATCCAGCATCTCACTTTTCAAGGATCAACACGGATGGTTtacctgctgcagactctgtttTCCATCCTTTTGTTCTTGGTCATGG aaaTGTCCCAAGATCTGGCCCCACTAgctcctctgtcctttcctcggTGTCACCATTCCTCCGAACCCATGCCAATCTCCTTGAAGGCTTCCATCGACAAAATTCTCAAAGTGTGCATGGAACAAGTATGCCACAATCTGCAAACCCGAGGGGTCTGAATCCAGCAGACCAGTGTGTCCCTTTCCTGATAACTCCCATTCCTTTAGATGCTGAGGGAATTCGAAACCGCCACCGTCTATGGGAGCGTGAAGCTGTAATGACACATCCTTCTCCCATTGACAGGGAGCCTAGTGCCTGGGGCTCTTTCCCACAGCCCAATGGTGCATCAGACCGCAACTCACGGATGGCCCTCTTTCCGTCACACAACGGACCCGAGAGGTCATCATCAATACAAGCAGGCTACAACCAGACAATAATACCTCCAGGCCTCATGCTGTCGTTGATGTGA
- the LOC121972142 gene encoding AP-1 complex subunit sigma-1 isoform X1, with translation MPLFRQIHFVLLISRQGKVRLTKWYSPYSQKERTKAIRELSGLILTRGPKLCNFVEWRGYKVVYRRYASLYFCMCIDAEDNELEILEIIHHFVEILDRYFGSVCELDLIFNFHKAYYILDEILIAGELQESSKKAVARLIAAQDQLVEAAKEQASSISNMIAQATK, from the exons ATGCCGCTCTTCAGACAG ATTCACTTTGTACTTCTAATTAGTCGACAGGGAAAAGTGAGATTAACCAAATGGTATTCTCCATATTCTCAGAAAGAAAGAACTAAG GCCATCCGTGAGCTTAGCGGACTGATTCTTACACGAGGTCCAAAGCTTTGCAACTTTGTAGAGTGGAGAGGATATAAGGTTGTGTATAGAAG ATATGCCAGTCTTTACTTTTGCATGTGCATTGATGCAGAAGATAATGAATTAGAAATACTTGAAATCATTCATCATTTTGTTGAGATATTGGACCGATATTTTGGCAGT GTTTGCGAACTTGATTTAATATTCAATTTTCATAAG GCATACTACATATTGGATGAAATTCTCATTGCCGGTGAGCTTCAAGAGTCGAGCAAAAAGGCCGTTGCCCGTCTTATAGCTGCACAG GACCAACTTGTGGAAGCAGCCAAGGAGCAGGCAAGTTCAATAAGCAATATGATTGCACAAGCTACCAAATAG
- the LOC121972142 gene encoding AP-1 complex subunit sigma-2 isoform X2 produces MIHFVLLISRQGKVRLTKWYSPYSQKERTKAIRELSGLILTRGPKLCNFVEWRGYKVVYRRYASLYFCMCIDAEDNELEILEIIHHFVEILDRYFGSVCELDLIFNFHKAYYILDEILIAGELQESSKKAVARLIAAQDQLVEAAKEQASSISNMIAQATK; encoded by the exons ATG ATTCACTTTGTACTTCTAATTAGTCGACAGGGAAAAGTGAGATTAACCAAATGGTATTCTCCATATTCTCAGAAAGAAAGAACTAAG GCCATCCGTGAGCTTAGCGGACTGATTCTTACACGAGGTCCAAAGCTTTGCAACTTTGTAGAGTGGAGAGGATATAAGGTTGTGTATAGAAG ATATGCCAGTCTTTACTTTTGCATGTGCATTGATGCAGAAGATAATGAATTAGAAATACTTGAAATCATTCATCATTTTGTTGAGATATTGGACCGATATTTTGGCAGT GTTTGCGAACTTGATTTAATATTCAATTTTCATAAG GCATACTACATATTGGATGAAATTCTCATTGCCGGTGAGCTTCAAGAGTCGAGCAAAAAGGCCGTTGCCCGTCTTATAGCTGCACAG GACCAACTTGTGGAAGCAGCCAAGGAGCAGGCAAGTTCAATAAGCAATATGATTGCACAAGCTACCAAATAG
- the LOC121973865 gene encoding peroxisomal fatty acid beta-oxidation multifunctional protein MFP2-like isoform X2, which yields MGRKLTEMEVGGDGVAIITIVNPPMNFLNHSVFWSLKDNYDEALKRDDVKAIVITSEGPHFSGGFDIEAFGNFQEIDEGIKPEPKEGYLAIDVLTDTFEGAAKPSVAAMKGLVIGGGLETAMACHARISTSDAHLALPELTVGFIPGLGGTQRLPRLVGLQKALDIILLSKPIGGEEAYNIGLVDAVVSTDELVKTAKCWALDIAEFRKPWIKSLHKADKLEPLEEVKKMLNSARSQARERSPHVHSPLDCIDVIEEGIISGPRNGLVKESNIFQKLLFSETCKNLIHVVLAQRRAAMVPGITDLGLIPRKITKIGVVGGNSMGSDIATALILKNYPVILKEVDENILNAGIDGVKENLHTFISQGKMTQEQCETALSLLTGLLDYECFKDVNMVIETVLEDLTSKQQVYADLQKYCSSDCILATNTSTFDLNLIGERTEAQDRIVGAHFFSPAYETPLLEIVQTCETSPQVIIDLLDIGEKIHKTPIAATNGSAVDRMFIPLTQTALFLVDHGLDAYKVDEACTKFGMPMGPFRLIDLVGIGVAIASSTKYLESFPDRFYKSRLMQIMLDDKREGKANGNGFYKYDEKKEAIPDPEILRTTIPDEDIVEMLFFPVINEACRVLDKRIAVKPSDLDIASIMGIGFPAHRGGVIHWADSLGANYVCKRLEEWTKVYGELFFKPCAFLRERAGKGIPLSA from the exons atgggGAGGAAGCTGACCGAGATGGAGGTGGGCGGCGATGGCGTGGCCATCATCACTATCGTTAATCCTCCGATGAACTTCTTAAACCACAGTG TGTTTTGGAGTTTGAAGGATAATTATGATGAAGCTTTGAAAAGGGATGATGTGAAAGCCATTGTCATTACAA GCGAAGGGCCTCATTTTTCGGGAGGTTTCGACATTGAAGCCTTTGGAAATTTTCAAGAAATTGATGAAGGAATAA AACCCGAACCGAAAGAAGGCTACTTGGCGATCGATGTGCTTACCGATACTTTTGAAG GTGCTGCTAAACCATCAGTAGCTGCTATGAAAGGCCTTGTTATTGGAGGTGGATTGGAAACAGCAATG GCATGCCATGCGCGAATTTCGACTTCAGATGCTCATTTAGCTCTACCTGAACTTACAGTTGGGTTCATTCCAGGACTTGGAG GAACTCAAAGGCTTCCGCGACTCGTCGGACTTCAGAAAGCCCTTGACATTATCTTG TTGTCCAAGCCAATTGGAGGCGAAGAGGCTTACAATATCGGTCTTGTTGATGCTGTAGTTTCAACTGATGAGTTAGTTAAGACGGCAAAATGTTGGGCTCTCGATATCGCGGAGTTTAGGAAGCCATGGATCAAGAGTCTTCACAAAGCCGACAAGTTGGAACCCCTTGAGGAGGTGaagaaaatgctgaattctgCCAGATCTCAAGCTCGAGAGCGATCTCCTCATGTTCATTCCCCTTTGGATTGTATTGATGTGATCGAAGAGGGTATCATCTCGGGTCCTCGCAATGGACTTGTTAAG GAATCcaacatttttcaaaaacttctcTTCTCTGAAACTTGCAAGAATTTGATTCATGTTGTCTTAGCTCAACGCCGAGCTGCAATG GTTCCAGGGATCACTGACTTGGGTTTGATTCCTCGGAAAATAACTAAAATCGGTGTCGTAGGGGGAAATTCAATGGGCTCTGATATCGCAACAGCACTAATTCTGAAAAATTACCCAGTGATACTAAAAGAAGTAGATGAAAATATCTTAAATGCAGGAATAGATGGAGTCAAAG AGAATTTGCATACTTTCATAAGCCAAGGAAAAATGACACAAGAGCAATGTGAGACAGCACTATCTCTACTCACAGGTCTTCTTGATTATGAATGCTTTAAAGATGTCAATATGGTTATCGAG ACagttcttgaggatttgacttcAAAGCAGCAAGTGTATGCAGATCTTCAGAAATATTGTTCTTCAGACTGTATATTGGCCACTAACACTTCTACATTTGATCTTAACTTAATCGGAGAAAGGACCGAGGCTCAAGATCGTATTGTCGGGGCACATTTCTTCAG TCCTGCTTATGAAACACCACTTCTAGAAATAGTTCAGACATGTGAAACATCTCCACAAGTCATCATAGATCTTCTGGATATCGGCGAAAAGATTCACAAGACCCCCATTGCAGCCACTAATGGCTCTGCTGTTGATAGGATGTTCATTCCTCTCACTCAAACAGCACTCTTTCTAGTCGATCATGGTCTCGATGCCTATAAGGTCGATGAGGCATGTACTAAATTTGGAATGCCAATGGGTCCTTTCAG GCTAATTGATTTGGTCGGTATCGGAGTTGCCATAGCTTCTAGCACAAAATACCTTGAGAGCTTCCCTGATAGATTCTACAAGTCGAGATTAATGCAAATCATGCTCGACGATAAGAGGGAAG GCAAGGCCAATGGAAATGGATTCTACAAGTATGATGAGAAGAAGGAAGCCATTCCCGACCCCGAAATA CTGAGGACCACAATACCAGACGAGGACATTGTTGAAATGCTCTTCTTTCCAGTTATCAACGAGGCTTGTCGTGTTCTCGACAAGAGAATTGCTGTGAAGCCTTCAGACCTTGACATAGCTTCCATCATGGGGATTGGATTCCCAGCTCACAG GGGTGGAGTGATCCATTGGGCAGACTCACTTGGTGCAAATTATGTATGCAAGAGATTGGAGGAATGGACAAAGGTGTATGGTGAGTTGTTCTTCAAGCCTTGTGCATTCTTGAGAGAAAGGGCAGGGAAAGGCATACCATTG AGTGCATAA